From Verrucomicrobiia bacterium, the proteins below share one genomic window:
- the rpsT gene encoding 30S ribosomal protein S20, protein MPNNKSAQRRMRNSARKQVNNRSTTSRLHSLEKKYHAALDAGKKEDATKAFQTVISALDKAAKTGTVPKSRASRKKSRLALRLNKLK, encoded by the coding sequence ATGCCGAATAATAAGTCTGCCCAACGCCGCATGCGGAACAGTGCCCGCAAGCAAGTCAATAACCGCAGCACGACCTCGCGCCTGCATTCTTTGGAAAAGAAGTATCACGCCGCCCTCGATGCCGGCAAAAAAGAAGACGCCACCAAGGCTTTCCAAACGGTCATCTCCGCGCTCGATAAAGCCGCGAAGACCGGCACGGTTCCCAAGTCCCGCGCCAGCCGCAAGAAATCCCGCCTCGCATTGCGGTTGAACAAACTGAAGTAA
- a CDS encoding glycosyltransferase family 2 protein produces MFQNKKVVVVMPAYNAAKTLRQTYTEVMEQQIVDLVILVDDGSKDETAAIARTLPGVKVHVHPKNRGYGGNQKTCYRLALEEGGDVVIMIHPDYQYTPKLIPAMVSIIANDLHPCVLGSRILGGYALKGGMPIWKYISNRFLTAAENILLGAKLSEYHTGYRAFSRPLLESLSLENNSDDFVFDNQMLAQIIWQGHTIGEVSCPTKYFEEASSINLRRSIQYGFGCLSTAGKFRLAKMGVINSPLFPRR; encoded by the coding sequence ATGTTTCAGAACAAAAAAGTCGTCGTCGTCATGCCCGCTTACAATGCGGCGAAGACGCTTCGGCAAACTTACACGGAGGTGATGGAGCAACAGATTGTTGATCTCGTCATTCTTGTGGACGATGGCAGCAAGGATGAAACCGCCGCCATCGCGCGCACGCTGCCGGGCGTGAAAGTTCACGTCCATCCGAAGAACCGCGGTTACGGCGGCAATCAAAAAACCTGTTACCGGCTCGCGCTGGAGGAGGGCGGCGACGTCGTCATCATGATCCATCCGGATTATCAATATACGCCCAAGCTGATTCCCGCGATGGTCTCCATCATCGCCAATGACCTGCATCCGTGCGTCCTTGGCAGCCGCATTCTCGGCGGATACGCGCTCAAGGGAGGCATGCCGATCTGGAAATATATCTCGAACCGTTTTCTCACCGCAGCCGAAAATATTTTGCTCGGCGCGAAGTTGTCCGAATATCACACCGGCTATCGCGCCTTCTCGCGTCCGCTGCTGGAAAGCCTTTCGCTCGAAAATAATTCCGATGACTTCGTGTTCGACAACCAAATGCTCGCGCAAATCATCTGGCAAGGCCACACCATCGGCGAAGTGAGTTGCCCGACGAAATATTTTGAAGAGGCGTCGTCCATTAATTTGCGCCGAAGCATTCAATACGGCTTCGGCTGCCTAAGCACCGCGGGCAAATTTCGGCTCGCGAAAATGGGTGTGATTAACTCGCCGTTGTTTCCCCGCCGCTAA
- a CDS encoding DUF3472 domain-containing protein, whose amino-acid sequence MKSLLILSLLLLALRPAQADLRVPAFTAYVLPNPGGVSVSERDGVTHWTNPQLSLNWYGHFSQTGQVTAKIAVRLPKNTVSKLQLSVAGQSHQTQVIGAGDATPVTADFGGFDLTHAGYQQFALFSLNENGQSAGDLDMLILDGPAAKDAQFNLETRRNAASVHLIYSPSDPVKVAAFYCEVTSLEDPPATYYMACGWHRGYLGMQVNSKTERRIIFSVWDSGDEAMARAKVAGADRVQLIAKGEGVEAGDFGHEGTGGHSHFIYLWKTGEKQKFLVTAKPVDATHTIYSGYYFHPEKKAWMLLSSWKAPKDGGYLRHLYSFSEDFNGDNGNLRRKALYGNQWIRDDAGKWLELTTASFSHDANGKSNRLDRFMGVGDGQFFLSQGGFVDGFTRYGEKFSRPAVGVVPTALTGLPRNILEN is encoded by the coding sequence ATGAAATCTCTTCTGATCTTATCTCTCCTGTTGCTGGCTTTGCGCCCGGCGCAAGCCGATCTGCGTGTTCCAGCTTTCACCGCTTACGTGCTGCCGAATCCAGGCGGCGTGAGTGTTTCCGAACGCGATGGCGTCACTCATTGGACCAATCCCCAACTCAGCTTGAACTGGTATGGGCACTTCAGTCAGACTGGCCAGGTCACGGCGAAAATTGCAGTGCGCTTGCCAAAAAACACCGTGTCAAAACTTCAGCTTTCCGTCGCGGGCCAATCGCATCAAACGCAGGTGATCGGCGCAGGCGACGCTACGCCGGTTACGGCGGATTTTGGTGGATTCGATCTAACTCACGCTGGTTATCAGCAATTCGCGCTCTTTTCGCTCAATGAAAATGGCCAGTCAGCGGGTGATCTGGACATGCTCATTCTCGACGGGCCGGCAGCGAAAGACGCGCAGTTCAACCTGGAAACGCGCCGCAACGCCGCGTCGGTGCATCTGATTTATTCGCCGTCCGATCCGGTCAAAGTCGCCGCGTTCTACTGCGAGGTGACCAGCTTGGAAGACCCGCCCGCGACCTACTACATGGCCTGCGGCTGGCATCGCGGTTATTTGGGGATGCAGGTCAACAGCAAAACCGAACGGCGCATTATTTTCAGCGTCTGGGACAGCGGCGATGAAGCCATGGCGCGAGCCAAGGTCGCGGGGGCCGATCGCGTGCAACTGATCGCCAAGGGTGAAGGTGTCGAGGCTGGGGATTTTGGCCACGAAGGCACCGGCGGCCACAGTCATTTCATCTATCTTTGGAAAACCGGCGAGAAACAAAAATTTCTGGTCACCGCCAAACCCGTGGATGCGACGCACACGATTTACTCCGGTTACTATTTTCATCCCGAGAAAAAAGCGTGGATGCTCCTCTCCAGTTGGAAGGCGCCGAAGGACGGAGGATATTTGCGGCATCTTTACAGTTTCAGTGAAGACTTCAACGGCGACAACGGCAACCTGCGGCGCAAAGCGCTTTATGGCAATCAATGGATTCGGGACGATGCCGGAAAATGGCTTGAGTTGACAACGGCCAGTTTCAGCCACGACGCAAATGGTAAAAGCAACCGTCTCGATCGTTTCATGGGAGTGGGAGACGGCCAGTTTTTTCTGAGCCAGGGGGGCTTTGTGGACGGCTTTACCCGTTATGGTGAAAAATTCTCCCGCCCCGCCGTCGGCGTTGTCCCAACGGCGCTGACGGGCTTGCCGCGAAATATTTTGGAAAACTGA
- a CDS encoding rod shape-determining protein: protein MLAQFKSLFSNDIGIDLGTANSLVYVRDRGIVLREPSVVAIQAGTTNVLAVGDEAKRMLGRTPGNIVAIRPMKDGVIADFEITEAMLRHFIQKVHHRKLIAPRVVVAVPSGITEVEKRAVKDSATHAGAREVYLIEQPMASAIGVGLPVHEPAGNMIVDIGGGTCEIAIISLAGIVFSRSLRVGGDEFDETIVAHMKRAYNLMIGERTAEEIKIRIGSAFPLEQELTMEVKGRDLSAGLPKTLTIRSEEIREALQEPLSSILESVRITLERCPPELSADLVDRGLVMAGGGALLRGIDRLVAEETGLPVHIADDPLSAVAEGTGRVLQELQFLKQVTSNSKI, encoded by the coding sequence ATGTTAGCGCAATTTAAAAGCCTGTTTTCCAACGACATTGGAATAGATCTGGGGACGGCGAATTCCCTCGTTTACGTTCGTGATCGAGGAATCGTCCTGCGCGAACCTTCAGTGGTCGCAATCCAGGCGGGAACCACCAACGTCCTCGCTGTGGGCGATGAAGCCAAGCGGATGTTGGGCCGCACCCCCGGAAATATTGTGGCCATCCGGCCAATGAAAGACGGCGTCATCGCCGACTTCGAAATCACCGAAGCGATGCTCCGTCATTTCATCCAGAAAGTTCATCACCGCAAGCTGATTGCTCCGCGGGTGGTCGTGGCGGTTCCCTCGGGAATCACCGAAGTGGAAAAACGGGCCGTAAAAGACTCGGCTACCCATGCCGGCGCTCGTGAAGTTTATCTCATCGAACAACCGATGGCTTCGGCCATTGGGGTGGGACTGCCGGTGCATGAACCGGCAGGCAATATGATCGTGGATATCGGCGGCGGGACTTGCGAAATCGCAATTATTTCCCTGGCCGGAATTGTCTTTAGCCGCAGCCTGAGGGTCGGCGGAGATGAATTTGATGAAACGATCGTTGCGCACATGAAGCGGGCTTACAACTTGATGATTGGCGAACGCACCGCGGAGGAAATTAAGATCCGGATTGGATCAGCCTTTCCGCTGGAGCAGGAATTAACAATGGAAGTAAAGGGCCGCGATTTGAGCGCGGGGTTGCCGAAAACCCTGACCATTCGCTCAGAAGAGATTCGCGAGGCCTTGCAGGAACCGCTTTCAAGTATTTTGGAGTCAGTACGCATCACGCTCGAACGCTGCCCGCCCGAATTGTCCGCCGACCTGGTGGACCGCGGCTTGGTCATGGCCGGGGGTGGCGCATTGTTGCGCGGGATAGATCGCCTGGTGGCGGAGGAGACCGGCTTGCCGGTCCACATTGCCGACGATCCCCTGAGCGCCGTGGCCGAAGGCACCGGACGCGTCTTGCAGGAACTCCAATTTCTGAAACAGGTCACTTCCAATTCGAAGATTTAA
- the mreC gene encoding rod shape-determining protein MreC — protein MLKRPHLIALGLVVLLTLIVLNLPHHATNQIKLAIGSLFLPLFGLSKSSQQIIGHASDTLLPRSELLRQNEQLRRANQELQFRATQAEAVQRENDQFRALFGWQKQSLWKVRLASVIARDPANWWHIIRIDLGTRDGMRPDLPVITSAGLVGKISTVGLTDSQVVLIGNPDCKVAAIVEKPGERNGESGVITGVSSPLDNTLVTLSFLSSNSSLKPGEFVRTWGEGKIFPPGIPIGQVVEDSHLSELGYTEARVKLAADLGALEEVWVIIQ, from the coding sequence ATGTTAAAAAGGCCGCATTTAATTGCCTTGGGTCTGGTAGTATTGCTGACACTGATAGTTTTGAATTTGCCGCATCACGCGACAAATCAAATCAAACTCGCTATCGGAAGCCTTTTTCTGCCCCTTTTCGGCCTGTCCAAATCTTCCCAGCAGATCATTGGCCACGCCAGCGATACTCTCCTGCCCCGCTCCGAGTTGCTCCGCCAAAATGAACAGCTTCGCCGCGCGAACCAGGAACTCCAATTCCGCGCCACCCAAGCCGAAGCTGTGCAACGCGAGAACGATCAATTCCGCGCACTCTTCGGCTGGCAAAAGCAATCTCTTTGGAAAGTTCGCCTCGCCAGTGTCATCGCCCGCGACCCCGCGAACTGGTGGCACATCATCCGGATTGATTTGGGCACGCGCGACGGCATGCGACCCGACCTCCCCGTTATCACGTCAGCCGGATTGGTCGGAAAAATTTCCACGGTCGGACTCACTGATTCCCAGGTGGTGCTCATCGGCAATCCCGATTGCAAAGTCGCGGCCATCGTCGAGAAACCCGGCGAAAGAAATGGTGAGAGCGGTGTTATCACGGGCGTTTCCAGTCCGCTCGACAACACACTCGTGACGCTCAGCTTTCTTTCCAGCAACAGCAGCTTAAAACCCGGCGAATTTGTCCGCACGTGGGGCGAAGGAAAAATTTTTCCGCCAGGAATTCCCATCGGCCAGGTGGTCGAGGATTCGCATCTCTCGGAACTCGGCTACACCGAGGCGCGGGTGAAACTCGCGGCGGACCTGGGCGCATTGGAGGAAGTGTGGGTGATCATCCAATGA
- a CDS encoding penicillin-binding transpeptidase domain-containing protein yields MLVFDQLKKDDAQLRFLAMIVLGGMLILFTGLWWVQLVSSRHYQEKLLIQSIRTVRIPAARGKILDRNGQPLAENRPSYTVDLYLEELSTNFQAAYAFALRSMRTNITHAMSLRQVQLGRPLTPQEKKQFALTETIKNQLKQETRYQVVSNLVADLGARLQQPIELPQKEFQKQYDKARALPMPIMSESLNPIQLARFEEQSAAEQGMDLEVQSMRYYPNGPIAAHLLGYLQRNNESSEGERTNYNYRLPDYVGVTGMEGLFDDDLRGSAGEKSVLVNYLGYRQSETIWAPAEPGRNVVLTIDLDIQKAADEALKEAQANVRGAVIVMDAQNGDVLAMASAPTYDPNYRIRPDPNVAEREKENERWDDPVVGLQRNRAIYENYHPGSIFKIIVGMAALELGVLDPNAIFHSDGYYLVGRSSRHYGDTAGAGEFDFNRAMAKSSNPYFVHYGTNAGVLQKVIALGQRLHLGERTGIVPHQEASGNLPTFERISSDWHLGDTANMSIGQGEVDVTPIQMAVMTAAVGNGGTVFWPRVVMRTENQDGSGAVEAYPQGRVRDHLGVSQHTLDVIRAGMLADVDSAEGSGRKLGVTGWTIAGKTGTAEVERGGEKVKSAKNTWFVSYSSGVDGKARYVVVATVEGGASGGLTCVPIAGKVYKALQLREQQPSRKKASTRGTLAAAQ; encoded by the coding sequence ATGCTCGTCTTCGACCAACTGAAAAAAGACGACGCGCAATTACGCTTTCTCGCAATGATTGTGCTGGGTGGGATGTTGATTTTGTTCACCGGCCTGTGGTGGGTGCAACTCGTTTCGAGCCGGCATTACCAGGAAAAACTTCTTATCCAATCCATCCGCACAGTGCGCATCCCTGCCGCGCGTGGAAAAATCCTCGATCGCAACGGGCAACCGCTCGCGGAAAACCGTCCCAGCTATACGGTGGATTTATACCTCGAAGAATTGAGCACGAATTTTCAGGCGGCTTACGCCTTCGCCTTGCGCTCGATGCGAACGAATATCACCCACGCGATGTCGTTACGGCAGGTGCAACTGGGCCGTCCGCTCACGCCGCAGGAGAAAAAACAATTCGCGCTCACCGAGACGATCAAGAATCAGTTGAAACAGGAAACGCGTTACCAAGTCGTCAGCAATTTGGTGGCGGATCTCGGCGCGCGGTTACAGCAGCCGATCGAACTGCCGCAAAAGGAATTTCAAAAGCAATACGACAAGGCGCGCGCGCTGCCCATGCCCATCATGTCCGAAAGTCTCAACCCCATTCAACTCGCGCGCTTCGAGGAACAATCCGCCGCCGAGCAAGGCATGGATCTCGAGGTTCAGTCCATGCGTTATTATCCGAATGGCCCCATCGCCGCGCATCTGCTCGGCTATCTTCAACGCAACAATGAGTCCAGCGAGGGCGAACGCACCAATTATAATTATCGCCTGCCGGACTACGTTGGGGTGACCGGCATGGAAGGTTTGTTCGACGACGATTTACGCGGCTCCGCTGGTGAAAAATCGGTGCTTGTCAATTATCTCGGCTATCGCCAGTCCGAAACCATTTGGGCACCCGCCGAACCCGGCCGCAATGTCGTCCTCACGATTGACCTCGATATTCAAAAAGCGGCGGACGAGGCCTTGAAAGAAGCGCAGGCAAATGTCCGCGGCGCGGTGATCGTCATGGACGCGCAAAACGGCGATGTGCTCGCGATGGCTTCCGCGCCAACTTACGATCCCAATTATCGCATCCGTCCTGATCCAAACGTCGCCGAGCGCGAAAAGGAAAATGAACGCTGGGATGATCCGGTGGTCGGCCTGCAACGCAATCGCGCCATCTACGAAAATTACCATCCGGGCTCCATTTTCAAAATTATCGTCGGCATGGCCGCGTTGGAGCTTGGCGTGCTGGATCCAAACGCAATCTTCCACAGTGATGGCTACTATTTGGTTGGCCGGTCATCGCGCCATTACGGGGATACCGCTGGTGCGGGCGAATTCGATTTTAATCGCGCGATGGCAAAATCATCGAACCCCTATTTTGTGCATTACGGCACAAACGCCGGGGTTTTGCAAAAGGTCATCGCGCTCGGACAACGGCTGCACTTGGGCGAACGCACCGGCATCGTTCCGCATCAGGAAGCGTCCGGCAATTTGCCAACGTTTGAACGAATTTCGTCAGATTGGCATTTGGGTGACACCGCAAACATGAGCATCGGCCAGGGAGAAGTGGACGTGACACCGATTCAGATGGCCGTGATGACGGCGGCAGTGGGAAATGGCGGCACGGTGTTTTGGCCGAGGGTGGTCATGCGCACGGAAAATCAGGATGGCAGCGGCGCGGTTGAGGCCTATCCGCAAGGCCGCGTTCGCGATCATCTCGGCGTCAGCCAGCACACGCTTGACGTGATTCGTGCAGGCATGCTTGCGGACGTGGACTCCGCCGAAGGCAGCGGAAGAAAACTGGGTGTCACCGGTTGGACGATTGCGGGAAAAACTGGAACCGCCGAAGTTGAACGCGGCGGAGAAAAAGTCAAAAGCGCTAAAAATACCTGGTTTGTTTCCTATTCATCGGGCGTTGACGGCAAGGCCCGTTACGTCGTCGTCGCCACTGTCGAAGGCGGTGCGTCCGGCGGCCTGACTTGCGTGCCTATCGCCGGGAAAGTTTACAAAGCGCTTCAACTGCGCGAGCAGCAACCGTCCAGGAAAAAAGCTTCAACTCGAGGAACGCTCGCCGCCGCCCAATGA
- the rodA gene encoding rod shape-determining protein RodA yields the protein MIYTATERERPGRIDILQLLAVVALMLISIAFVYSATTANDAVSPVTWYRQSWFRQIIWFTLGLGVAGGVCMIDYHALTRWSLVAYGIAIFFLLVVIIPGIGSMRYGARRWIDLGGFQFQPSEFGKLACILALAHFLSRPADELRQPRNFWKAIGLMVLPFLLIMKEPDLGSALVLLPTGLAMMYAAGTPRHYLAQLLGIGGILAALVLADVVYAPAKYRLKMPSYQAKRLLVYFGRNYADYYAASTTSEAERRKLQEEELKDSYNVNQALIAVGSGGRAGKGWRQGQQNSLGFLPEAGKHNDFIFSVIAEEMGFVGSVVVLTLYSVILFTGIRIAGQARDRLGKLLAVGVVALLFSHVFINIGMNIRIMPVTGVPLPLLSYGGSSVLGSLIAMGLLQNVYMYRKAY from the coding sequence ATGATCTACACCGCCACAGAACGCGAACGCCCCGGCAGAATTGATATTCTGCAACTGCTGGCTGTCGTGGCATTGATGCTCATCAGCATCGCGTTCGTGTATAGCGCGACGACCGCGAACGACGCCGTCTCGCCCGTGACGTGGTATCGCCAAAGCTGGTTCCGGCAAATCATCTGGTTTACGCTCGGCCTCGGCGTGGCGGGCGGCGTCTGTATGATTGATTACCACGCGCTGACGCGTTGGTCGCTGGTCGCTTATGGCATCGCGATTTTTTTCCTGCTCGTGGTGATCATTCCGGGCATCGGTTCGATGCGTTATGGCGCACGGCGCTGGATTGACCTGGGCGGATTTCAATTTCAGCCATCGGAATTCGGCAAGCTCGCGTGCATCCTGGCGCTCGCGCATTTCCTGAGCCGGCCGGCGGATGAACTGCGGCAACCGCGTAATTTCTGGAAAGCCATCGGCCTGATGGTGCTGCCGTTTTTATTGATCATGAAAGAGCCGGACCTTGGGTCAGCGCTCGTTTTGTTGCCGACGGGATTGGCGATGATGTATGCCGCGGGCACGCCGCGCCATTATCTTGCGCAGTTGCTCGGCATCGGTGGCATCCTCGCCGCGCTCGTTTTGGCGGATGTGGTTTATGCGCCGGCCAAGTACCGGCTCAAGATGCCGTCGTACCAGGCGAAACGGCTGCTTGTTTATTTTGGCCGCAATTATGCGGATTATTACGCCGCCTCCACGACTTCGGAAGCGGAGCGGCGTAAATTACAGGAAGAAGAACTGAAAGATTCGTACAACGTGAACCAGGCCCTCATTGCTGTGGGTTCTGGCGGACGGGCGGGAAAAGGCTGGCGCCAGGGCCAGCAAAATTCGCTCGGGTTTCTGCCAGAAGCGGGCAAGCACAATGATTTTATTTTCTCCGTGATCGCGGAAGAGATGGGCTTCGTTGGCAGCGTGGTTGTGCTCACGCTTTACTCGGTGATCCTGTTCACGGGAATCAGGATCGCCGGACAGGCGCGCGACCGCCTGGGCAAATTGCTGGCTGTGGGCGTTGTCGCCCTGTTGTTCAGCCATGTCTTCATCAATATCGGAATGAATATTCGCATCATGCCTGTGACGGGTGTGCCACTGCCGCTACTTAGTTATGGCGGGTCCTCAGTGCTCGGCTCGTTGATCGCCATGGGCTTGTTGCAAAACGTATATATGTATCGAAAGGCTTATTGA
- a CDS encoding Rne/Rng family ribonuclease has translation MSGGNFSRRRRGGMRFRPSSGLNPNPNRPDREAVEARAEVVGDKAPNDKVYDRSRHAQEIERAENVAAGLPPEGVPQEPHASEGRGKDGFREPNLETPAEVEEEKQFQPVPIPQRPQGIVETIRAVADTVIKKVQRLIKPVKRTHKEVIINAESLETRVAVMEEGKLEEFTIERTTEERLVGSIFKGKVRNLEDGLKAAFVDIGFEKNAFLHYWDIVPSNFDSGVELVERETKKRDKPRITQKDIPRLYPPGSDIIVQVTKGPIGTKGPRVTTNLVLPGRYLVLLPNSDQSGISRKIEKQEERQRLKKILRELTIPEGMGVIMRTVGEGQQARYFVRDLALLLEEWKLIQERIKAQPAATCVFQEPDLIERTVRDFLTEDVERIVVDSPKAHDRMREMISKISPRSADKVKLYNDSQAVFDRFNVSRQLENAFSRTVHLKSGGYIVVDETEALVAIDVNTGRHKGGKDQESSILRVNLEAADEISRQLRLRNMGGLIVLDFIDMKSRRDQQQVYQRMKDGLRRDKAKTHILPISQLGLMEMTRQRHSESVHAAVYDECPYCKGRGKVKSALTMSVEIQRKLGEILKKRSRDESDFQLRIVVHPSILERLRNEDEKHLIEMEKRYFGKLSFRADPALHAEIFKIVNVATNEEVS, from the coding sequence ATGAGTGGTGGAAATTTTTCACGGCGACGCCGTGGCGGCATGCGGTTTCGTCCCAGCAGCGGATTGAATCCCAATCCCAATCGCCCGGACCGCGAAGCCGTTGAGGCCCGCGCGGAAGTCGTGGGCGACAAAGCGCCGAACGACAAGGTCTATGACCGGTCGCGTCACGCGCAGGAAATCGAACGCGCCGAAAACGTCGCTGCGGGCCTCCCGCCCGAAGGCGTGCCGCAGGAACCGCATGCTTCCGAAGGTCGCGGCAAGGATGGTTTTCGCGAACCGAATCTCGAAACCCCCGCCGAAGTGGAGGAGGAAAAGCAGTTTCAGCCGGTGCCGATTCCGCAACGTCCGCAGGGCATCGTCGAAACCATCCGCGCCGTCGCGGACACGGTCATCAAAAAAGTGCAGCGTCTCATCAAACCGGTGAAGCGCACGCACAAGGAAGTCATCATCAATGCCGAGTCGCTCGAAACGCGCGTGGCCGTGATGGAAGAAGGCAAGCTCGAGGAATTCACCATCGAGCGCACGACCGAGGAACGCCTCGTCGGCAGCATTTTCAAAGGCAAGGTGCGCAATCTCGAAGACGGCCTCAAGGCGGCCTTCGTGGACATCGGTTTCGAGAAAAATGCGTTCCTGCATTACTGGGACATCGTGCCGAGCAACTTCGACAGTGGCGTTGAACTCGTGGAACGTGAAACCAAGAAGCGCGACAAACCGCGCATCACGCAAAAAGACATTCCGCGCCTTTACCCACCCGGCAGCGACATCATCGTACAGGTCACCAAAGGCCCCATCGGCACCAAAGGCCCGCGCGTCACAACGAATCTTGTCCTGCCCGGACGTTACCTGGTGCTGTTGCCGAATTCCGATCAGAGCGGCATCTCGCGCAAGATCGAAAAGCAGGAAGAACGCCAGCGTCTCAAAAAAATCCTGCGCGAACTCACCATTCCCGAAGGCATGGGCGTAATCATGCGCACGGTCGGCGAAGGCCAGCAGGCGCGGTATTTCGTGCGCGACCTCGCGTTGCTGCTTGAGGAATGGAAGCTCATCCAGGAACGTATCAAGGCGCAACCGGCAGCCACGTGCGTTTTCCAGGAACCGGATTTGATCGAACGCACCGTGCGGGATTTTCTCACGGAAGACGTTGAACGCATTGTGGTAGACAGCCCCAAGGCGCATGATCGCATGCGCGAAATGATTTCAAAGATTTCGCCCCGCTCAGCCGACAAGGTGAAATTGTACAACGATTCACAGGCGGTTTTCGACCGTTTCAATGTGAGCCGGCAGTTGGAGAATGCGTTCTCGCGCACGGTGCATTTGAAAAGCGGCGGTTATATCGTCGTGGATGAAACCGAAGCGCTCGTGGCGATTGACGTGAACACCGGCCGCCATAAAGGCGGCAAAGACCAGGAATCGTCCATCCTGCGCGTCAACCTTGAAGCGGCGGATGAAATCTCGCGGCAGTTGCGCCTGCGCAACATGGGCGGGTTGATCGTGCTCGACTTCATTGACATGAAATCGCGTCGCGATCAGCAACAGGTTTACCAACGCATGAAAGACGGCCTGCGCCGTGACAAAGCCAAGACCCACATCCTGCCCATCTCGCAACTCGGCCTGATGGAGATGACGCGCCAGAGGCATTCCGAAAGTGTGCACGCGGCGGTATATGATGAATGCCCGTATTGCAAAGGCCGCGGCAAAGTGAAGAGTGCGCTCACGATGAGCGTGGAGATCCAACGCAAGCTCGGCGAGATACTGAAGAAGCGCTCCCGCGACGAATCAGATTTCCAACTCCGCATCGTCGTGCATCCCAGCATTCTTGAACGGTTGCGCAACGAGGACGAGAAACACTTGATCGAAATGGAGAAACGCTATTTCGGCAAACTGTCCTTCCGTGCCGACCCCGCGCTGCATGCGGAAATCTTCAAAATCGTCAACGTGGCGACTAACGAAGAAGTAAGTTAA
- a CDS encoding sigma-70 family RNA polymerase sigma factor has translation MKTNADHSSASDEQLVKAAKDGDMAAFEELVARHRDKIYARAFSMMRNEDEALDLSQEAWVKSWQRLKQFQGDSSFGTWMTRIVINLCLDQLRKRKRQRTESIEEMSEETGGVERQMPVVITNPTEGLERIELRKRIDKAMEQLSHEHRTVLMLHEFEEMEYKEIAKTMNCSIGTVMSRLFYARRKMAALLVNLKTEDVK, from the coding sequence ATGAAGACAAACGCAGACCATTCTTCCGCCAGTGACGAGCAACTGGTGAAAGCAGCCAAAGACGGTGACATGGCGGCTTTTGAAGAGTTGGTTGCGAGGCATCGCGATAAGATTTATGCCCGCGCGTTCAGCATGATGCGGAACGAGGATGAGGCGCTCGATCTTTCCCAGGAAGCATGGGTCAAGAGCTGGCAGCGGCTGAAACAATTTCAGGGCGACTCCAGCTTCGGCACATGGATGACGCGCATCGTCATCAATCTTTGCCTCGACCAACTGCGCAAGCGCAAACGCCAGCGCACCGAGTCCATCGAAGAGATGAGCGAGGAAACCGGCGGGGTGGAACGGCAGATGCCGGTGGTGATTACGAATCCCACCGAGGGGCTCGAACGGATAGAATTGCGAAAGCGGATTGATAAGGCGATGGAGCAATTATCGCACGAGCATCGGACGGTTCTGATGTTGCATGAATTTGAAGAGATGGAATATAAAGAAATCGCAAAGACAATGAATTGTTCGATCGGTACCGTGATGTCACGCTTGTTTTATGCCCGCCGAAAGATGGCGGCCTTGCTGGTCAACCTGAAAACCGAAGACGTAAAATGA
- the hisB gene encoding imidazoleglycerol-phosphate dehydratase HisB: MRQGQIKRETKETKVSVKIKIDGSGKSSIKTGVPFFDHMLTLFAKHAVVDLTLKCDGDLEVDAHHTVEDCGIALGQAVTQALGDKRGIRRYGAGFDPRNPFTGEAFVPMDECLARCVIDFSGRPYLVWRGLDDLAYRKLSKGERSQDMSSAFRFGLAREFFQGFANEARCNLHLELLYGDEPHHVVEALFKAFAKALDFACERDERIAGQVPSTKGRL, encoded by the coding sequence ATTCGGCAAGGGCAGATCAAGCGCGAGACCAAGGAAACCAAGGTCAGCGTCAAAATTAAAATTGATGGTTCCGGAAAGTCTTCGATCAAGACGGGCGTTCCGTTTTTCGACCATATGTTGACGCTTTTTGCCAAACACGCCGTTGTGGATCTGACCCTGAAATGTGACGGTGATTTGGAAGTGGATGCGCATCATACGGTCGAGGATTGCGGGATCGCGCTGGGGCAAGCCGTGACGCAAGCTCTGGGTGACAAACGCGGCATTCGCCGCTACGGCGCGGGTTTTGATCCCAGGAATCCGTTTACCGGCGAGGCGTTCGTGCCGATGGACGAATGCCTGGCGCGCTGCGTGATTGATTTCAGCGGACGGCCTTATCTCGTATGGCGGGGGCTGGATGATCTGGCTTATCGCAAACTGAGCAAAGGCGAGCGCAGCCAGGATATGTCCAGCGCATTTCGGTTCGGTTTGGCGCGGGAATTCTTCCAGGGATTTGCCAATGAGGCGCGTTGCAACCTGCATTTGGAATTGTTGTATGGCGATGAGCCGCACCATGTTGTAGAGGCGTTATTCAAGGCTTTCGCCAAGGCATTGGACTTTGCCTGCGAGCGGGACGAGCGTATAGCGGGACAGGTGCCGAGCACGAAGGGGCGGCTATAA